One window of Solwaraspora sp. WMMA2056 genomic DNA carries:
- a CDS encoding DUF5753 domain-containing protein codes for MPVTGPTVVRRQLGRRLRRLREESSRTEQEVERAKVCSRTTLWRIETGKFPVKMNTVRGLCWFYGADPETTDALTRLAAASDDHGWWESHGDAVPDWFRLYVGLEAAATEIHNYNPELIHGLLQTPDYMRAVFRAADPQASDQQIERQVSPRLDRQISYYDREQPARIVAVLGAGALVREVGGPAVMAEQRAHLASLGRRVRVEVRVLPWSAGAHAAMVSPFTLLDFADPDDPDIAYVESHVGARYLERPEELAEYRRIFRLIREQSVPIEEHLR; via the coding sequence ATGCCGGTCACCGGACCGACTGTGGTGCGCCGTCAGCTGGGGCGACGACTGCGCCGGCTGCGGGAGGAGTCGTCCCGCACCGAGCAGGAGGTGGAGCGGGCGAAGGTCTGTTCGCGTACGACGTTGTGGCGCATCGAGACCGGCAAGTTTCCGGTCAAGATGAACACCGTTCGCGGGTTGTGCTGGTTCTACGGTGCCGATCCGGAGACGACAGACGCGCTGACCCGACTCGCCGCCGCCAGTGATGATCACGGGTGGTGGGAGTCGCACGGCGACGCCGTACCGGATTGGTTCCGCCTGTACGTCGGCCTCGAAGCCGCCGCCACCGAGATCCACAACTACAACCCGGAGTTGATTCACGGCCTGCTTCAGACGCCGGACTACATGCGCGCCGTCTTCCGCGCCGCCGACCCGCAGGCATCCGACCAGCAGATCGAACGCCAGGTCTCACCACGGCTGGATCGGCAGATCTCCTACTACGACCGCGAGCAGCCGGCTCGGATCGTGGCGGTCCTCGGTGCCGGCGCGCTGGTCCGCGAGGTCGGCGGCCCAGCGGTGATGGCCGAGCAACGCGCCCACCTGGCCAGTCTGGGTCGACGGGTCCGGGTCGAGGTCCGCGTCCTGCCCTGGTCCGCCGGTGCACACGCCGCGATGGTCAGCCCGTTCACTCTGCTGGACTTCGCCGACCCGGACGACCCGGACATCGCCTACGTGGAGTCCCATGTGGGCGCTCGTTACCTGGAGCGCCCGGAGGAGTTGGCGGAGTACCGTCGAATTTTCCGGCTGATCCGTGAGCAGTCGGTCCCGATCGAGGAGCATCTGCGATGA
- a CDS encoding response regulator transcription factor — protein MRVPVPRVLVVDDDAQIRELLESTLRFAGWEVHAVPDAATALVRLTGQEFDVVVLDVMMPGLDGFETVRLLRGRGKTTPVLFLTARQEVEDRIQGLRLGADDYVTKPFSVAEVVARLEALVRRTAGTDVPSKDNRLLLADLAVDLDAHLVTRAGRPVHLSPTEFRLLVFLLNNAGRVLSKSQILQHVWGYDFGGDANVVERFVANLRRKIDDGASVPLIHTVRGFGYAVREPR, from the coding sequence GTGCGGGTGCCGGTGCCACGAGTCCTGGTCGTCGACGACGACGCGCAGATCCGCGAGTTACTCGAGTCGACCCTGCGGTTCGCCGGCTGGGAGGTGCACGCCGTGCCCGACGCCGCTACGGCGTTGGTGCGCCTGACCGGCCAGGAGTTCGATGTTGTCGTGCTCGATGTGATGATGCCTGGCCTTGATGGGTTCGAGACCGTCCGGCTGCTGCGCGGCCGGGGCAAGACCACGCCGGTGCTGTTCCTGACCGCGCGGCAGGAGGTGGAGGACCGGATCCAGGGGCTGCGGCTCGGCGCCGACGACTATGTCACCAAGCCGTTCAGCGTTGCCGAGGTCGTCGCCCGGCTGGAGGCGCTGGTGCGACGGACGGCGGGCACCGACGTGCCGTCCAAGGACAACCGGCTGCTGCTCGCCGACCTGGCCGTCGACCTCGATGCTCACCTGGTTACTCGTGCGGGGCGGCCGGTGCACTTGTCGCCGACCGAGTTCCGGCTGCTTGTCTTTCTACTCAACAATGCGGGGCGGGTGCTGTCCAAGAGCCAGATCCTGCAGCACGTGTGGGGGTATGACTTCGGTGGGGACGCCAACGTCGTCGAGCGGTTCGTCGCCAATCTTCGCCGCAAGATCGATGACGGTGCGTCCGTGCCGCTGATCCACACCGTGCGTGGTTTCGGGTACGCGGTGAGGGAGCCCCGGTGA
- a CDS encoding DUF397 domain-containing protein: MKPDTPWFTSSRSGGNGGECVEARRHAGQAEVRDSKDRTGPTLTFTTRQWGTFTTALQTGTLPH, encoded by the coding sequence ATGAAGCCCGACACCCCCTGGTTCACCTCCAGCCGCAGCGGTGGCAACGGCGGCGAGTGCGTCGAGGCCCGCCGGCACGCCGGCCAGGCCGAGGTACGCGACAGCAAGGACCGCACCGGCCCCACCCTCACCTTCACCACCCGCCAGTGGGGCACCTTCACCACCGCCCTACAAACCGGCACCCTCCCCCACTGA
- a CDS encoding DJ-1/PfpI family protein has protein sequence MGVGALAGGPVAAAATAAPPRDTNRPLRVRIVMFDGVEEQDFIAPKEVFSLAGWYSEREIDVNYMVHGWPRLVTAAFGTEVRVKHGWQPETADVIIVPGGGRPGEPGIWAEIEDGALPSALAAAPRPRLIMSSLCTGAVLLAVAGLVDGRPCTTHTVAKQQLASRGGIVKNARVVDDGDLVTAAGITSGLDLGLHLVKRLLGADVAIRVEEALEYQARGTVWTQ, from the coding sequence GTGGGCGTCGGAGCGCTGGCCGGCGGACCGGTTGCGGCTGCGGCGACGGCCGCGCCGCCGCGTGACACCAACAGACCCTTGCGGGTACGGATCGTAATGTTCGATGGTGTCGAGGAGCAGGACTTCATCGCCCCGAAGGAAGTGTTCTCGCTGGCTGGGTGGTACAGCGAGCGGGAGATCGACGTCAACTACATGGTGCACGGTTGGCCACGCCTGGTCACCGCCGCGTTCGGCACCGAGGTACGGGTCAAGCACGGTTGGCAGCCCGAGACAGCTGACGTGATCATCGTGCCCGGTGGTGGTCGACCCGGCGAGCCCGGCATCTGGGCGGAGATCGAAGACGGGGCGCTGCCCAGCGCACTCGCGGCGGCTCCCCGGCCGAGGCTCATCATGTCGTCGTTGTGCACCGGCGCGGTGCTCCTTGCCGTGGCCGGCTTGGTCGATGGCCGTCCCTGCACAACGCACACCGTCGCGAAGCAGCAGCTGGCCTCGCGCGGCGGCATCGTCAAGAACGCCCGTGTCGTCGACGACGGCGACCTCGTCACCGCCGCCGGCATCACTTCCGGCCTGGATCTGGGGCTGCACCTGGTGAAGCGTCTGCTGGGCGCGGACGTCGCCATCCGCGTCGAGGAAGCCCTCGAATACCAGGCACGGGGCACGGTCTGGACCCAGTGA
- a CDS encoding BBE domain-containing protein, with translation MSGPTRRGLIAGAAALGGVMLTGAPAAAGVPSKEGVRESPVILPDDPRYEDLVLRRTNERFFPRPGSFRLPTTTEQVVRAVQDAVRAGKRVTVRSGGHCYENFVGAGAEVVIDMSAMRQVTFDRRRTAFMIEPGASLWTVYERLYLGWGVTIPGGQCGGVAAGGHIQGGGYGALSRQLGSVVDYLYAVEVVVVDRAGRARAVVATREPDDANRDLWWAHTGGGGGNFGVVTRYWMRTPEATGDDPTRLLPRPPAVTLETTIAWSWDAMTEESFHRLLRNYGQWHERHSAPDSPYASLFSLLPITRRNPGADPGAFAMVTALDGTLPDADRLLRDHVAEVTDGVPGTITVQPPRRLPWLAGVKAQSLGQADEAGMHKLKAAYLRKSFTDAQIATAYTYLTSADHQNETAMLLLVSYGGKVNAVAPDATAMPQRDSIMKAVYVVIWTDPDREQANLDWIRRWYAAMYADTGGVPVPSSVNDGSYINYPDVDTTDPRWNTSGVPWHTLYYKDNYRRLQRVKARWDPRDLFHHAMSITLPR, from the coding sequence ATGTCTGGTCCGACCCGTCGTGGACTGATCGCCGGCGCTGCGGCGCTGGGAGGTGTGATGCTGACCGGCGCTCCGGCGGCAGCGGGGGTGCCGTCCAAAGAGGGCGTACGGGAGTCTCCGGTGATCCTGCCGGACGACCCCCGCTACGAGGACCTGGTGCTGCGCCGGACGAACGAGCGCTTCTTCCCACGGCCCGGATCGTTCCGGCTGCCCACCACCACCGAGCAGGTGGTGCGGGCGGTGCAGGACGCGGTGCGTGCCGGCAAGCGGGTGACCGTGCGCAGCGGCGGGCACTGCTACGAGAACTTCGTCGGTGCCGGCGCGGAGGTCGTCATCGACATGTCCGCGATGCGGCAGGTCACGTTCGACCGGCGCCGCACCGCGTTCATGATCGAGCCAGGTGCCAGCCTCTGGACGGTGTACGAGCGGCTCTACCTCGGCTGGGGCGTCACCATTCCCGGCGGCCAGTGCGGCGGCGTCGCGGCGGGCGGGCACATCCAGGGCGGCGGGTACGGCGCGCTGTCGCGGCAGCTGGGTTCAGTGGTCGACTACCTGTACGCGGTGGAGGTCGTCGTCGTGGACCGCGCAGGCCGGGCGCGGGCGGTCGTGGCGACCCGCGAACCGGATGACGCCAATCGTGACCTGTGGTGGGCGCACACCGGGGGCGGGGGCGGGAACTTCGGAGTGGTCACCCGGTACTGGATGCGCACCCCCGAAGCCACCGGCGACGATCCCACCCGGCTGCTGCCGAGGCCACCCGCCGTGACGCTGGAGACGACGATCGCGTGGAGCTGGGACGCGATGACCGAGGAGTCGTTCCACCGGCTGCTGCGCAACTACGGGCAATGGCACGAGCGCCACAGCGCGCCCGACTCCCCGTACGCCAGTCTCTTCAGCCTGCTGCCGATCACCCGCCGCAACCCCGGCGCGGACCCCGGCGCGTTCGCCATGGTGACCGCCCTGGACGGCACCCTGCCCGACGCCGACCGGCTGCTCCGCGACCACGTCGCCGAGGTCACCGACGGCGTACCGGGCACGATCACGGTCCAGCCGCCCCGCCGGCTGCCGTGGCTGGCCGGGGTGAAGGCCCAGTCACTAGGCCAGGCCGACGAGGCCGGGATGCACAAGCTGAAGGCGGCCTACCTGCGCAAGAGCTTCACCGACGCGCAGATCGCCACCGCCTACACCTACCTGACCAGCGCGGACCACCAGAACGAGACCGCGATGCTGCTGCTGGTGTCGTACGGCGGCAAGGTCAACGCCGTGGCACCGGACGCGACCGCCATGCCCCAGCGGGACAGCATCATGAAAGCGGTGTACGTCGTCATCTGGACCGACCCGGACCGCGAGCAGGCGAACCTGGACTGGATCCGGCGGTGGTACGCCGCGATGTACGCCGACACCGGCGGTGTGCCGGTCCCGAGCAGCGTGAACGACGGCTCGTACATCAACTACCCGGACGTCGACACCACCGACCCGCGATGGAACACCTCCGGAGTGCCGTGGCACACCCTGTACTACAAGGACAACTACCGCAGGCTCCAGCGGGTCAAGGCCCGTTGGGATCCGCGTGACCTGTTCCACCACGCCATGTCGATCACGCTGCCGCGCTGA
- a CDS encoding septum formation family protein produces MARQWIVGSGNGRRAVLATALTLTVATVAGCGQLPDGVDGDLTGGWTPLAEPVPFVPEAGVCHNRETTSGAMVDYIPIDCTQMHLLEIVHVGEFTGEHAAADTAPEPGSAARLAARAECDQRVTEFIGGSWRSGTLRLVVVTPSQQAWDGGARWLRCDLGETQGTDFDNIIFRSVTLAGVLTDAESSVPLRCFDSASVASDGELLVERVDCDAPHQSEFAGTYVEDKLSHQEVRSNADEVHRRCKTVVAGFAKVPDDGDLQYRVGTVYSYPAASDWADGDRTIRCYAWRADPLLTRSVRAGGTSALPVQYA; encoded by the coding sequence ATGGCGCGACAGTGGATCGTCGGGTCCGGCAACGGACGACGAGCTGTGCTGGCCACGGCGCTGACGCTGACGGTGGCGACCGTCGCCGGGTGCGGACAACTGCCGGACGGAGTGGACGGTGACCTGACCGGTGGGTGGACTCCACTCGCCGAGCCGGTCCCGTTCGTGCCCGAGGCCGGTGTCTGCCACAACCGGGAAACGACCTCCGGTGCCATGGTCGACTACATCCCGATCGACTGCACCCAGATGCACCTGCTGGAGATCGTGCACGTCGGCGAGTTCACCGGCGAGCACGCCGCGGCAGACACCGCACCGGAGCCGGGGTCGGCCGCCCGGCTCGCCGCCCGCGCCGAGTGCGATCAGCGGGTCACGGAGTTCATCGGCGGCTCCTGGCGGTCCGGGACGCTGCGGCTGGTGGTGGTCACCCCGTCGCAGCAGGCCTGGGACGGCGGTGCCCGGTGGTTGCGCTGCGACCTCGGGGAGACCCAGGGCACCGACTTCGACAACATCATCTTCCGGTCGGTCACCCTTGCGGGTGTGCTGACCGACGCCGAGAGTTCGGTGCCGCTGCGCTGCTTCGACTCGGCGTCCGTCGCCAGCGACGGCGAACTGCTCGTCGAGCGCGTCGACTGCGACGCACCGCACCAGTCCGAGTTCGCCGGGACGTACGTCGAGGACAAGCTCAGCCACCAGGAGGTACGGTCGAACGCCGACGAGGTGCACCGCCGGTGCAAGACGGTGGTGGCCGGGTTCGCGAAGGTGCCGGATGACGGTGACCTGCAGTACCGGGTCGGCACCGTCTACAGCTACCCCGCCGCGTCGGACTGGGCCGACGGTGACCGGACCATCCGCTGCTACGCCTGGCGGGCCGATCCGCTGCTGACCCGGTCGGTGCGCGCCGGCGGCACCAGCGCTCTGCCGGTGCAGTACGCGTGA
- a CDS encoding polyprenyl synthetase family protein, which translates to MTAAATTPRDVRARLATARSLLEPPLRHAVRRLATPVRTVAEYHFGWCDAAGDPTDAGWGKGLRGGLTLAAADAVGGSAASAVPAAVAVELVHNFTLLHDDVMDHDQVRRGRPTAGAAFGDAQAILAGDALLALALDTVRGRPAATAEVCRALLDLVSGQSADVAFESRTTVGLDACLTMAAGKTAALIAAACALGALSADADADADRVDGLRGYGHHLGMAFQLTDDLLGIWGDPAVTGKPVGADLRRRKKSLPVVYALTSGTAAGAELASLYAIPGASTDTQVRRATQLVEQAGGRDWARQEADRHRLDALACLAAARPGRDGAAVLAGFADLATTRDH; encoded by the coding sequence TTGACCGCAGCGGCCACCACGCCACGTGACGTCCGGGCCCGGCTGGCGACCGCGCGGTCGCTGCTCGAACCCCCACTGCGCCACGCGGTACGCCGCCTCGCCACCCCGGTGCGCACCGTCGCCGAGTACCACTTCGGCTGGTGCGACGCCGCCGGTGACCCCACCGACGCAGGCTGGGGCAAAGGGCTGCGGGGCGGGCTGACCCTGGCCGCCGCCGACGCGGTCGGCGGGTCGGCCGCGTCGGCGGTGCCGGCGGCGGTCGCGGTCGAACTCGTGCACAACTTCACCCTGCTGCACGACGACGTGATGGACCACGACCAGGTCCGCCGGGGCCGGCCCACCGCCGGCGCGGCGTTCGGTGACGCGCAGGCCATCCTGGCCGGCGACGCGCTGCTCGCGCTGGCCCTCGACACGGTACGCGGGCGGCCGGCCGCCACGGCGGAGGTGTGCCGGGCGCTGCTGGACCTGGTGAGCGGGCAGAGCGCCGACGTGGCGTTCGAGTCCCGTACCACGGTGGGGTTGGATGCCTGCCTGACGATGGCGGCCGGCAAGACCGCGGCGCTGATCGCGGCCGCCTGCGCCCTCGGCGCACTCAGCGCCGACGCCGACGCCGACGCCGACCGGGTCGACGGGCTGCGCGGCTACGGCCACCACCTCGGGATGGCGTTCCAGTTGACCGACGACCTGCTCGGCATCTGGGGCGACCCGGCGGTGACCGGCAAGCCGGTCGGCGCCGACCTGCGGCGGCGTAAGAAGTCACTGCCGGTGGTGTACGCGTTGACCAGCGGCACCGCCGCCGGGGCCGAGCTGGCGTCGCTGTACGCGATCCCGGGCGCGTCGACCGACACCCAGGTACGCCGCGCGACGCAGCTGGTCGAGCAGGCCGGTGGCCGTGACTGGGCCCGGCAGGAGGCCGACCGGCACCGGCTCGACGCGCTGGCCTGCCTGGCGGCGGCCCGTCCGGGCCGGGACGGCGCGGCGGTGCTCGCCGGTTTCGCGGACCTTGCCACCACCCGCGACCATTGA
- a CDS encoding septum formation family protein translates to MTRRQTPAPVRARLAALLTAAALSVVAGCAPPPLEGVDGDLADGWAGFDTPTVFVPANYVCHRSEAVSGSAQRYEPVDCDRLHRAETVHVGTFTGADAELTIVPAPATPTRVSARAECGTRSAEFLGQSLQHGRLTLRVVVPTQQAWNAGARWFRCDLAEISSVFLGQVVPRTGSLRGALTGESPLALGCHEPIWNINDYLAAIDPVACSEPHYSEFVGAYAESDAFDYDDFNVEDDTVHERCLQLIARYAALPVDDDLANRVGTLYFEPSRQEWVDGDRQVRCFLYLWDSHPPLTRSARNGGPDLLPVVS, encoded by the coding sequence GTGACGCGGCGGCAGACTCCCGCGCCGGTGCGGGCCCGACTGGCGGCGTTGCTGACCGCCGCCGCACTGTCCGTGGTGGCCGGCTGCGCACCGCCGCCGTTGGAAGGCGTCGACGGTGACCTCGCCGACGGGTGGGCCGGGTTCGACACACCGACCGTCTTCGTCCCGGCGAACTACGTCTGCCATCGCAGCGAGGCGGTCTCCGGCAGCGCCCAACGCTACGAGCCGGTCGACTGCGACCGGCTGCACCGGGCCGAGACGGTGCACGTGGGCACCTTCACCGGTGCCGACGCGGAGCTGACGATCGTACCGGCGCCCGCAACGCCGACCCGGGTCTCGGCGCGTGCCGAGTGCGGCACCCGCTCCGCCGAGTTCCTCGGGCAGTCGCTGCAGCACGGCCGGCTCACCCTCCGGGTGGTGGTGCCGACGCAGCAGGCCTGGAACGCCGGGGCGCGCTGGTTCCGGTGCGACCTGGCCGAGATCAGCAGCGTGTTCCTCGGCCAGGTGGTGCCGCGCACCGGGAGCCTGCGTGGCGCCCTGACCGGCGAGTCGCCGCTGGCGCTGGGCTGCCACGAGCCGATCTGGAACATCAACGACTATCTCGCGGCCATCGATCCGGTAGCGTGCAGCGAGCCGCACTACAGCGAGTTCGTCGGCGCCTACGCGGAGAGCGACGCCTTCGACTACGACGATTTCAACGTCGAGGACGACACCGTCCACGAACGGTGCCTCCAGTTGATCGCGCGTTACGCGGCACTGCCGGTCGACGACGATCTGGCGAACCGGGTCGGCACGCTCTACTTCGAGCCGAGCCGGCAGGAGTGGGTCGACGGAGACCGTCAGGTCCGCTGCTTCCTGTACCTGTGGGACTCCCATCCGCCGCTCACCCGGTCGGCGAGGAACGGCGGACCCGACCTGCTGCCGGTGGTGTCCTGA
- a CDS encoding ATP-binding protein: protein MRRPVRPLSIRRRLLVHLLVLLLVGLVGGPALTSLFLQRYLAERAEERLWNINASVGGILSGRDRVVIEPDALPAFAGVVVVGLDMSGRPAFTFDRLQDGPPPPAGDLVAATRDLPIGEPADLTAGGRTFLVARARATGLVVESGDGTSIPLGFLVVAVDRTDDVAVIVRLRRTGFGFAVAALIVLGSVAALSLRRGLRPLERMAEAADQIAGGAGDHDFGDLAHGSGTETVRLAAALTEAFEARRRAEQALRSFVADASHELRTPLTGISGWLDLYVQGGLEDRDDLDRAMGRMEAGVGRMRLLVEDLALLARMDAGRPLAAEPVPLLPLLEGVIEDARVIKPDRAITLQAAGPVTVLGDAPRLEQVFRNLVGNAVQHTPAGTPVELAVGPAARSEVAVEVVDHGPGIAEHDLARVFDRFYRVDAGRSRDGSGSGLGLSIVRALVTAQGGEVTGRSVVGEGTTITVRLPVAAPTALPSANHQVPGRGSSGSG, encoded by the coding sequence GTGCGGCGGCCCGTGCGGCCGCTGTCGATCCGTCGCCGGCTCCTGGTCCATCTGCTCGTCCTGCTGCTCGTCGGGCTGGTCGGCGGTCCTGCCCTGACCTCGTTGTTCCTGCAGCGCTACCTCGCCGAGCGGGCCGAGGAGCGGCTGTGGAACATCAACGCCTCCGTCGGCGGGATCCTCAGCGGACGTGACCGGGTGGTGATCGAGCCGGACGCGTTGCCCGCCTTCGCCGGCGTGGTCGTGGTCGGTCTGGACATGAGCGGCCGGCCGGCGTTCACATTCGACCGGCTCCAAGATGGCCCACCACCACCGGCGGGCGACCTCGTCGCAGCTACCCGCGACCTGCCGATCGGGGAACCCGCCGACCTGACCGCTGGGGGCCGTACGTTCCTGGTGGCCCGTGCCCGGGCCACGGGACTGGTCGTGGAGTCCGGCGACGGCACGTCGATCCCGCTCGGGTTCCTTGTCGTCGCCGTCGACCGGACCGACGACGTGGCGGTGATCGTCCGCCTGCGGCGGACCGGGTTCGGGTTCGCCGTCGCCGCGTTGATCGTGCTGGGGTCGGTGGCCGCGTTGAGCCTGCGTCGCGGCCTGCGCCCGCTGGAACGGATGGCTGAGGCCGCCGACCAGATCGCCGGAGGCGCCGGGGACCACGACTTCGGCGATCTCGCCCACGGCTCCGGTACCGAGACGGTCCGGCTGGCCGCGGCCCTGACCGAGGCGTTCGAAGCCCGGCGCCGCGCCGAGCAGGCCCTGCGCTCGTTCGTGGCCGACGCCTCGCACGAACTGCGCACCCCGCTCACCGGCATCAGCGGCTGGCTCGACCTATACGTGCAGGGCGGCCTGGAGGACCGCGACGACCTGGACCGGGCGATGGGCCGGATGGAGGCCGGGGTGGGCCGGATGCGCCTGCTCGTCGAGGATCTGGCCCTGCTCGCCCGGATGGACGCCGGGCGGCCGCTCGCCGCCGAACCGGTCCCCCTGCTGCCCCTGCTGGAAGGCGTCATCGAGGACGCGCGCGTGATCAAGCCGGACCGGGCGATCACCCTGCAGGCGGCCGGACCGGTCACCGTGCTCGGCGACGCACCGCGGCTGGAGCAGGTGTTCCGCAACCTCGTCGGCAACGCCGTCCAGCACACCCCGGCCGGCACGCCCGTCGAACTGGCCGTCGGCCCCGCCGCCCGCAGCGAGGTCGCCGTCGAGGTCGTCGACCACGGACCGGGCATCGCCGAGCACGACCTGGCCCGGGTGTTCGACCGGTTCTACCGAGTCGACGCCGGCCGGTCCCGGGACGGATCCGGCTCCGGGCTGGGGTTGTCCATCGTCCGAGCCCTGGTGACCGCGCAGGGCGGCGAGGTCACCGGCCGGTCGGTGGTCGGCGAGGGCACCACGATCACCGTCCGGCTCCCGGTCGCGGCACCCACAGCGCTGCCGTCAGCCAACCATCAGGTTCCCGGCAGGGGCTCGTCAGGGTCCGGATAG
- a CDS encoding septum formation family protein translates to MTQRRGGGRSPALAALAALLTVLSLLVTAGCAPPPEGIDGDLADGWASFGEPTLFTPQAGTCHRDKATSGSVRYYLPVDCTRLHRFETVHVGTFTGAAARRTTTPVGFDQTYEAALEECETRAAEFLGDIWQHGLIKLTVVMPTQTAWSNGARWFRCDLAEVSGVMTPIKVTPRTGSLRGALAGDAPLRLGCYQTPLDSDGYVAAMEPVDCRVPHHSEFVGSVDRRTLPTVDLDTTGTESDMLHQRCLQLVAEYAELPVDDDLPNRIGTVWFDIEDRFRWDGDPRVRCFLYMADSFTLLTESAKGGGPELLPVR, encoded by the coding sequence GTGACACAACGGCGAGGCGGTGGCCGGTCGCCGGCCCTGGCGGCACTGGCGGCGCTGCTCACAGTCTTGTCCCTGCTCGTGACAGCCGGCTGCGCGCCCCCGCCTGAGGGCATCGACGGTGACCTGGCTGACGGCTGGGCCAGCTTCGGCGAGCCGACTCTGTTCACCCCGCAGGCCGGCACCTGCCACCGCGACAAGGCCACCTCCGGCAGCGTCAGGTACTACCTGCCGGTGGACTGCACGCGGCTGCACCGGTTCGAGACGGTGCATGTCGGGACCTTCACCGGGGCCGCCGCACGGCGGACGACCACCCCGGTCGGTTTCGATCAAACGTATGAAGCGGCCCTGGAGGAGTGCGAGACACGCGCCGCCGAGTTTCTCGGCGACATCTGGCAGCACGGGCTGATCAAGTTGACCGTGGTGATGCCGACGCAGACCGCCTGGAGCAACGGGGCTCGCTGGTTCCGCTGCGATCTGGCCGAGGTCAGCGGCGTGATGACTCCCATCAAGGTGACCCCGCGGACCGGGAGCCTACGCGGCGCGCTGGCCGGCGATGCTCCGCTCCGGTTGGGCTGCTACCAAACGCCGTTGGACAGCGACGGCTATGTCGCGGCGATGGAACCGGTCGACTGCCGCGTGCCGCATCACAGCGAGTTCGTCGGATCGGTCGACCGGCGAACTCTACCGACTGTCGACCTCGACACCACTGGGACCGAGTCGGACATGCTGCATCAGCGATGTCTGCAGCTGGTCGCCGAATACGCGGAGCTGCCGGTCGACGACGACCTGCCCAACCGGATCGGCACGGTCTGGTTCGACATTGAGGACAGGTTCAGATGGGACGGCGACCCACGGGTGCGGTGTTTCCTGTACATGGCGGATTCGTTTACCCTGCTGACCGAGTCGGCCAAGGGCGGCGGGCCTGAGCTGCTGCCGGTCCGGTGA